One segment of Nostoc flagelliforme CCNUN1 DNA contains the following:
- a CDS encoding precorrin-8X methylmutase, translated as MPDYIRDANEIYRNSFAIIRSEANLDVLPLDVAKVAVRLIHACGMTDIVTDLGYSPTAVQSARAALAAGAPILCDCRMVADGVTRRRLSANNQVICTLNEPEVPELAQRLGTTRSAAALELWRSHLEGSVIAIGNAPTALFRLLEMLDEGVPKPAIILGFPVGFVGAAESKAALAADSRNVPFLTLHGRRGGSAIAAAAVNALATEEE; from the coding sequence ATGCCCGACTATATCCGAGATGCCAACGAAATTTACCGCAATTCTTTTGCAATCATCCGGTCAGAAGCAAACCTAGATGTGCTACCACTAGATGTAGCAAAAGTTGCTGTACGTCTCATTCATGCCTGTGGAATGACGGATATTGTCACTGACTTGGGATATTCGCCAACAGCAGTGCAATCCGCAAGGGCAGCACTAGCAGCAGGAGCGCCAATTCTGTGCGATTGCCGGATGGTTGCCGATGGCGTTACCAGGCGACGTTTGTCTGCAAATAATCAAGTTATCTGTACCCTCAACGAGCCGGAAGTGCCAGAACTTGCCCAGCGTCTGGGTACTACAAGGTCGGCGGCAGCTTTAGAATTATGGCGATCGCACCTCGAAGGATCGGTGATTGCAATTGGCAATGCGCCCACAGCACTATTCCGGCTATTAGAAATGCTTGATGAAGGAGTGCCGAAACCTGCTATTATCTTAGGCTTTCCAGTGGGGTTTGTCGGTGCAGCCGAATCAAAAGCCGCATTGGCAGCAGACAGCAGGAATGTACCATTTTTAACCTTACATGGTCGGCGCGGTGGAAGTGCGATCGCAGCCGCAGCAGTTAACGCCCTGGCAACGGAGGAAGAATGA
- a CDS encoding precorrin-2 C(20)-methyltransferase, translated as METKGRLYGIGVGPGDPELLTLKALRLLRAAPVVAYQSAIDKESIARAIVAQYLPGNQIEVLFHLPRALEPEKAKSIYDKEIEPIADHLAAGRDVVVLCEGDPFFYGSFMYLFTRLCDQYETEVVPGVSSLMACPVALGVPFTYYTDILTVLPAPLPAEELTTHLLMTDAAAIMKLGRHFTKVRDILHKLGLASRARYIERASTSQQRIIPLDEVDPDEVPYFSMIVIPTKNRL; from the coding sequence ATGGAAACCAAAGGTCGTCTTTATGGAATTGGTGTCGGGCCAGGCGATCCCGAACTATTGACTCTGAAAGCACTGCGGTTATTACGTGCGGCTCCTGTGGTAGCCTATCAATCAGCCATAGATAAAGAAAGTATTGCTAGAGCGATCGTGGCGCAGTATCTACCTGGCAATCAAATTGAGGTGTTATTTCACCTCCCCCGCGCCTTGGAGCCAGAAAAGGCCAAGTCTATTTATGATAAAGAAATTGAACCAATCGCCGACCATTTAGCAGCCGGTCGAGATGTAGTGGTCCTATGCGAGGGCGATCCATTTTTCTATGGTTCGTTCATGTACCTATTCACGCGGTTATGTGACCAGTACGAAACAGAAGTTGTCCCCGGAGTTTCCTCGCTGATGGCTTGTCCGGTAGCCTTGGGTGTACCTTTCACCTACTACACCGATATCCTCACAGTCTTACCCGCGCCATTGCCAGCAGAAGAACTGACTACACATCTGCTGATGACCGACGCAGCCGCAATTATGAAGCTAGGTCGTCACTTTACCAAAGTACGAGATATTCTGCATAAATTAGGGCTAGCATCACGGGCAAGATATATTGAGCGGGCATCAACATCACAGCAACGCATCATACCTCTGGATGAAGTTGATCCAGATGAAGTACCTTATTTCTCAATGATTGTGATTCCAACTAAGAATCGACTATAA